The Exiguobacterium aurantiacum DSM 6208 genome includes a window with the following:
- a CDS encoding TetR/AcrR family transcriptional regulator: MDGFTKRTEEKRRAILEAARTLMTKEQSRFTINELARAASVSPVSIYNYFGSKEQVILHVLTHLTVQEMNWIEQRIEEQIPFEQLLIDILRRKIESAGMFDDTVLTIVTTDPSWQQLAARGYAAFRNLIEYGKMTGAVDPDISTDAYLRYVQLMQHAILSDPQLSTAQMTDTMREHFHFFLHGIMRKNN; encoded by the coding sequence ATGGACGGATTCACGAAACGGACCGAAGAGAAGCGCCGAGCCATACTCGAGGCCGCTCGGACGCTCATGACAAAAGAACAGTCGCGCTTTACGATCAACGAGCTTGCCCGTGCCGCCTCGGTCTCTCCTGTCTCGATTTACAATTACTTCGGTTCGAAAGAGCAAGTCATCCTGCACGTCCTCACGCACCTGACCGTGCAAGAAATGAATTGGATCGAGCAGCGGATCGAGGAACAGATCCCGTTTGAGCAGTTGTTGATTGACATTTTGAGACGAAAAATTGAATCGGCGGGAATGTTCGACGACACGGTGTTGACGATCGTCACGACCGACCCATCGTGGCAACAACTCGCGGCCCGCGGGTACGCCGCGTTTCGGAACTTGATCGAGTACGGCAAGATGACCGGAGCGGTCGACCCGGACATCTCGACCGACGCTTATTTGCGCTACGTTCAATTGATGCAACATGCCATCTTGTCGGACCCTCAACTTTCCACGGCACAGATGACCGACACGATGCGCGAACATTTTCATTTTTTCCTCCACGGAATCATGAGAAAAAATAACTAA
- a CDS encoding ABC transporter ATP-binding protein: protein MIQIERLTKRFDASHGIFDVSLAVERGTVFGFIGPNGAGKSTTIRHLMGLLHGDSGKATIMGHDCWRESETVKAYVGYLPGEINYPQDMTGEEIIRLTSRLHETSIERETRLRQIFAFDTTLKVRKMSKGMKQKLAIVTCFMKDAPVYLLDEPTSGLDPLMQERLIEWVLAEKASGKAILMSSHHFPEMEKTCDRAALIRDGRIIIESEMNELKRRSVKTYQVGLKSETDAGALASQIGTRDGRNVVVSISSPEELNGFLAMLTQFEVESLTSGADELEHMFMQYYGEAT, encoded by the coding sequence ATGATTCAAATCGAGCGGTTGACGAAGCGGTTCGACGCGTCGCACGGTATCTTTGACGTCTCGTTGGCGGTCGAACGAGGGACCGTCTTTGGTTTCATCGGTCCGAACGGGGCAGGTAAATCGACGACGATCCGCCACTTGATGGGGTTGCTTCATGGCGACTCTGGTAAAGCGACGATCATGGGACATGATTGTTGGCGGGAGAGTGAGACGGTGAAGGCGTACGTCGGCTACTTGCCCGGCGAGATCAATTACCCGCAAGACATGACGGGGGAAGAGATCATTCGGCTGACGAGTCGCCTGCACGAGACGAGTATTGAACGAGAGACACGTCTCCGCCAAATCTTTGCGTTCGATACGACGTTAAAAGTCCGAAAAATGTCAAAAGGGATGAAACAAAAGCTAGCAATCGTGACGTGCTTCATGAAAGATGCCCCCGTTTATTTGTTGGACGAACCGACGAGTGGTCTCGACCCGCTCATGCAAGAACGGCTCATCGAATGGGTGCTCGCCGAGAAAGCGTCTGGGAAAGCCATCTTAATGAGCTCCCACCACTTTCCGGAGATGGAGAAGACGTGTGACCGGGCCGCGCTCATTAGAGACGGACGGATTATCATTGAGTCCGAGATGAACGAACTAAAGCGAAGAAGTGTGAAGACGTATCAGGTCGGGTTGAAAAGCGAGACCGATGCGGGTGCGCTGGCGTCACAGATCGGGACACGCGACGGTCGCAACGTCGTCGTCTCGATTTCGAGTCCAGAAGAACTGAACGGATTTCTCGCCATGTTGACGCAATTTGAAGTGGAGTCGCTCACGAGCGGGGCCGACGAGCTCGAGCACATGTTCATGCAATATTATGGGGAGGCGACGTAA
- a CDS encoding NAD(P)/FAD-dependent oxidoreductase produces MKKVIIIGSGIVGISAAYHLAGKADVTVIDRKEVGRATDAAAGIVCPWIAQRRNKAWYALAKGGARHYATVVDDLKREGETETGYKRVGTLALHEDKKLNEMQERTALRREEAPEIGDLTRLTAEEARALFPPLSDEYDALLVAGGARVDGEKLRAALERVAVKRGVTLIDGSAVLVETDGYHVECDGVRFEADEIVLACGAWLPELMEPIGYTARVAGEKAQIVHVQLPDTDASDWPVVMPPRRRYLLGFEAGRIVIGSTHERGKAFDTRPTAIGIHEVLSKGLESAPGLAEAELIETRVGFRPVTPNSIPILGRVPGAEQLLVANGLGSSGLTVGPYIGKVLADLVLTGDCELDLSLYPMAESVFKTEDN; encoded by the coding sequence ATGAAGAAAGTCATCATCATCGGTTCAGGGATCGTCGGTATCTCGGCCGCTTATCATTTGGCGGGGAAAGCTGATGTCACCGTCATTGACAGAAAAGAAGTCGGACGGGCGACCGACGCCGCGGCAGGGATCGTCTGCCCGTGGATCGCCCAGCGCCGTAACAAGGCATGGTACGCGCTCGCCAAAGGCGGTGCCCGCCACTATGCGACAGTCGTCGACGACTTGAAGCGAGAAGGCGAGACAGAGACCGGTTACAAACGTGTCGGGACGCTCGCTTTACATGAAGACAAGAAGTTGAACGAGATGCAAGAACGGACGGCGCTGCGCCGGGAAGAAGCACCTGAAATCGGTGACTTGACCCGGCTGACGGCAGAAGAAGCGAGAGCGCTGTTCCCACCGCTCTCGGACGAATATGACGCTCTCCTCGTCGCAGGCGGGGCTCGCGTCGATGGGGAGAAGTTGCGAGCGGCCCTCGAACGGGTCGCCGTGAAGCGCGGCGTGACCTTGATTGACGGCTCGGCCGTCCTCGTTGAAACGGACGGCTATCATGTCGAGTGCGACGGTGTCCGCTTTGAGGCAGATGAGATCGTGCTCGCCTGCGGGGCGTGGTTGCCCGAGTTGATGGAGCCGATTGGTTACACGGCCCGTGTCGCCGGGGAAAAAGCGCAAATCGTGCACGTACAGCTGCCAGATACAGACGCGTCCGACTGGCCGGTCGTCATGCCGCCGCGTCGCCGCTATTTGCTCGGATTTGAAGCAGGACGAATCGTCATCGGCTCGACACATGAGCGGGGGAAGGCGTTCGACACACGACCGACGGCAATCGGGATTCATGAGGTGCTCTCGAAAGGGTTAGAATCGGCCCCGGGACTCGCCGAAGCCGAACTGATTGAGACGCGGGTCGGCTTCCGTCCGGTCACCCCGAACTCGATTCCGATTCTCGGTCGCGTGCCGGGAGCGGAGCAGTTGCTCGTCGCGAACGGTCTCGGGTCATCCGGTTTGACAGTCGGTCCGTACATTGGGAAAGTGCTCGCGGACCTCGTTCTGACCGGGGACTGTGAGCTTGATCTATCACTCTATCCGATGGCGGAATCGGTATTTAAAACGGAAGACAACTAA
- a CDS encoding aldo/keto reductase: protein MQLATLRNGVQIPMIGFGVWQVDNETEAPQAVAEALKVGYRHIDTAAVYKNEEGVAKGITTSGVSRDDIFLTSKIWNEDIRQGRTKEAFAESLARLETDYLDLCLLHWPVDGFVEAWKDLIDLYEAGKIKAIGVSNFKEHHLEALKEAGLMIPLINQVELHPQLPQPDLVEYCQDEGIQIEAWSPLMQGKFLDIPVFAEIAEKHGKTPAQVVLRWHLETGNVALPKSVTPHRIKENFDVFDFTLDADDMAKIDAAATNERLGPDPDNIDF, encoded by the coding sequence ATGCAACTCGCAACGTTACGAAATGGCGTTCAAATCCCGATGATTGGGTTCGGCGTCTGGCAAGTCGATAATGAGACCGAGGCGCCACAAGCGGTCGCTGAGGCGTTAAAAGTCGGTTACCGCCATATCGATACGGCAGCCGTCTATAAAAACGAAGAGGGCGTAGCTAAAGGCATTACGACTTCAGGAGTCAGCCGCGACGACATCTTCTTGACGTCGAAGATATGGAACGAGGATATCCGTCAAGGACGGACGAAGGAAGCGTTCGCCGAATCGCTCGCGCGCCTTGAGACGGACTACTTGGACTTGTGCCTCTTGCATTGGCCGGTCGATGGCTTTGTCGAGGCGTGGAAAGACCTCATTGATTTATATGAGGCTGGAAAGATCAAAGCGATCGGTGTCTCAAACTTCAAAGAGCATCACCTCGAGGCGTTGAAAGAAGCGGGACTCATGATACCGCTCATCAACCAAGTCGAGTTGCATCCACAACTACCGCAACCGGACCTTGTCGAGTATTGTCAAGACGAAGGTATCCAAATCGAGGCGTGGAGCCCGCTCATGCAAGGTAAGTTCCTCGACATCCCTGTGTTCGCGGAGATCGCCGAGAAGCATGGGAAGACGCCAGCCCAAGTCGTCCTCCGTTGGCACTTGGAGACAGGGAACGTCGCCTTGCCGAAATCGGTGACGCCACATCGAATTAAAGAAAACTTCGACGTGTTCGACTTCACGCTCGATGCGGACGACATGGCGAAAATTGATGCGGCTGCGACTAACGAACGTCTAGGGCCAGATCCTGACAATATTGATTTTTAA
- a CDS encoding tryptophan-rich sensory protein has protein sequence MDLSKWPLINWLAFLATVVINYFASGDNAAVSDRIDIYFKPAGYAFSIWGLIYVALAVWLVLQLKKGSVANRQANRIKAGFLVSCILNGLWLLAFTNEWFIASLVVMVLFLATLAWLYHVAFRTSTSWLDRFPFSVYIGWVSVATIVNVFVVMKTERITTVLGLDELAWTSLMLMVGVVLALVFMWWHRDFIYPLVFVWAYIAIFARIDNATLYVVLVSALILLTLGYVGLIIWKRPRGFLHHSRKTIQ, from the coding sequence ATGGACTTATCAAAATGGCCATTGATCAACTGGCTGGCGTTTTTGGCGACCGTCGTCATCAACTACTTTGCGAGCGGGGATAATGCGGCAGTGTCGGACCGGATCGACATTTACTTCAAACCGGCCGGCTACGCGTTCTCGATTTGGGGACTGATTTACGTGGCGCTCGCCGTTTGGCTCGTTTTACAATTGAAAAAAGGGTCGGTCGCGAATCGGCAGGCGAATCGGATTAAGGCAGGGTTTCTCGTCTCCTGCATATTGAACGGCTTGTGGCTTCTCGCCTTCACGAATGAATGGTTCATCGCCTCGCTCGTCGTCATGGTGCTCTTTTTGGCGACGCTCGCATGGCTGTATCACGTGGCGTTCCGGACATCGACGAGCTGGCTCGATCGCTTTCCTTTCTCGGTCTATATCGGCTGGGTGTCGGTCGCGACGATTGTCAACGTGTTCGTCGTCATGAAAACAGAACGCATCACGACCGTGCTCGGTCTCGATGAACTCGCCTGGACGTCGCTCATGCTCATGGTCGGTGTCGTCCTCGCCCTCGTCTTTATGTGGTGGCACCGTGATTTCATTTATCCACTCGTGTTCGTGTGGGCCTATATCGCTATTTTCGCCAGAATCGACAACGCGACGCTTTACGTCGTCCTTGTCAGTGCGTTGATTTTGCTCACGCTCGGATATGTCGGGCTCATCATTTGGAAACGCCCGCGCGGGTTTCTCCATCACTCTCGTAAAACAATCCAATAA
- the gltB gene encoding glutamate synthase large subunit, translating to MKRTSLYDSRFEKDACGIGLYVNLNGEKKHDIVSRSLSMLCKLEHRGGQGVIDAGDGAGIMTEIPHELFLQTMNLPAPGNYAVGMVFFQPEETKLRDKQQMMERLAEEIDLATIAWREVPVDASAIGEHARVTKPTIYQWFVACPYLDYDANERSLYELRRTIEKVDELNLYMPSFSTKTIVYKGMLTPEQIERFYIDLQSPFYKSTFGIVHSRFSTNTFPSWERAHPNRMIVHNGEINTLRGNIDAMRAREGVIETDLYENVGRLFPVLQEEGSDSSMLDNAFEFFTRTGRSIAHTAMMLIPEPFIEGKVDKQKRDFYQYHSSIMEPWDGPTGVVFTDGRQIGAILDRNGLRPMRYIETTDGELILSSESGVIPVQAEKVLKKERLRPGQLLLIDLESKRLIPDTEIKQTISRAEPYGKWLKQMKTLEDAPVDEPVISDILLKQRAFGYTKEDIEQYIVPLIREKKDPIGSMGHDQPVAVLSERPRSLFHYFKQHFAQVTNPPIDALREKVVTATFTWIGPQSNPVHTGRGHASRVWLEHPILDAVTLRGIESKLRVERIDATYVEDLEHSLETLFARVETAVKEGAEVIVLSDRDMSAERIAMPALLVMSAVHQRLIRSNLRASCSLVSESGELREVHQAAALIGYGADAVYPYLAYATIREAIETNQLSYSLDEAVKRYQAATVDGIVKVMSKMGISTVQSYRGAQIFEAVGLDRGLVETHFRGTTSQLSGIGFAELEAESRAQHVAAYDRERPLEAGADFQWRADGEEHAFNPKTIHLLQRACRENERRYYDAYVHLHESSGQFLRQLFSFKVREPVALDEVESVASIVSRFKTGAMSFGSLSKEAHETLAIAMNQIGGKSNSGEGGEDRNRFVPDEDGSERISRIKQVASGRFGVTAEYLYHADEIQIKMAQGAKPGEGGQLPGNKVYPWVAEVRGSVPGVGLISPPPHHDIYSIEDLAQLIFDLKHVNPNAKISVKLVSKSGVGTIAAGVAKANADTIVISGYDGGTGASPRTSIKHTGLPWELGLLETHQTLALNGLRGRVTLETDGKLMTGRDIVMAAIFGAEEYAFATAPLVVLGCIMMRACHLDTCPVGVATQDPALREKFMGKPEHVVNLMTFLAEEVREILASLGARSLEEVIGRTDLLEESAWKQQHVKAKTLDLNPMLGMPTPLPAKEELPHPAFKSYDHRKLMPAVSRSIKSLQPTFFVGRIRNTDRAVGTMLGYELTKVHGKVGLAEDTISIRLSGSAGQSLGAFLPKGITLSVIGDANDYVGKGLSGGKVSVIAEKHAPFDESQQVIAGNVCLYGATDGLAFFNGHVGERFAVRNSGAVAVTEGVGDHGCEYMTGGTVVVLGEIGRNFGAGMSGGVAYLYGDQDYSELVNNELVAVDGLNDEDAEQIYALLELHQFHTDSVKARLILDSFEEERHRFVKVVPRDYANVLDVMRQLEASRPELSEADRALELFRVVTEGGGV from the coding sequence ATGAAACGGACGAGTTTGTACGATTCACGATTCGAAAAAGACGCTTGCGGCATCGGCCTATACGTCAACCTTAACGGAGAGAAAAAACACGACATTGTCAGCCGTTCGCTATCCATGCTCTGCAAACTCGAGCACCGAGGTGGTCAAGGTGTGATTGACGCCGGAGACGGCGCGGGCATCATGACCGAGATCCCACACGAATTGTTCCTTCAGACGATGAATCTGCCGGCACCAGGCAACTATGCGGTCGGAATGGTATTCTTTCAGCCTGAGGAGACGAAGCTGCGTGACAAGCAACAGATGATGGAGCGTCTCGCGGAAGAGATCGACTTGGCGACAATCGCGTGGCGTGAAGTTCCTGTCGACGCCTCTGCGATCGGCGAACATGCGCGCGTCACGAAACCGACGATTTATCAGTGGTTCGTCGCTTGCCCGTATTTAGATTATGACGCGAACGAGCGCTCGCTGTACGAGTTGCGCCGCACCATTGAAAAAGTCGATGAACTCAACCTGTATATGCCTAGCTTCTCGACGAAGACGATCGTTTATAAAGGAATGCTCACACCGGAACAAATTGAACGATTTTATATTGACTTGCAGTCGCCATTTTACAAGAGCACGTTCGGAATCGTTCACTCACGTTTCTCGACGAACACGTTTCCGTCATGGGAACGGGCCCATCCGAATCGAATGATTGTCCATAACGGGGAAATCAACACACTCCGCGGCAACATCGACGCGATGCGGGCCCGTGAAGGCGTGATTGAGACGGACTTGTATGAGAACGTCGGCCGGTTGTTCCCCGTGCTACAGGAAGAAGGAAGCGACTCGTCGATGCTTGACAATGCGTTCGAGTTCTTCACCCGGACTGGACGGTCGATCGCCCATACGGCGATGATGCTCATCCCGGAACCGTTCATCGAAGGAAAAGTCGATAAACAAAAACGAGATTTTTATCAGTATCACTCGTCCATCATGGAACCGTGGGACGGGCCGACCGGTGTCGTCTTCACGGATGGCCGCCAAATCGGTGCCATCCTCGACCGAAACGGTCTTAGACCGATGCGTTATATCGAGACGACAGACGGAGAACTCATCTTGTCGTCAGAGAGCGGCGTCATCCCGGTCCAAGCCGAGAAAGTCTTGAAAAAGGAACGGCTTCGTCCCGGTCAATTGTTGCTCATCGACTTAGAATCGAAGCGACTCATCCCCGATACGGAGATTAAACAGACGATCTCGCGTGCCGAACCTTATGGCAAATGGCTAAAACAAATGAAGACGCTCGAGGACGCTCCTGTCGATGAGCCGGTCATATCGGACATTCTATTAAAACAACGTGCGTTCGGTTACACGAAAGAAGACATTGAACAATATATCGTCCCGCTCATCCGTGAGAAGAAGGATCCGATCGGTTCGATGGGGCATGACCAACCCGTCGCCGTCCTCTCAGAGCGGCCGCGTTCTTTGTTCCATTACTTTAAACAACATTTCGCCCAAGTGACGAACCCTCCAATCGATGCGCTCCGTGAAAAAGTCGTCACGGCGACGTTCACGTGGATCGGGCCGCAATCGAATCCGGTCCATACCGGGCGCGGTCACGCCAGCCGAGTATGGCTCGAACATCCAATCTTAGACGCGGTCACGCTCCGCGGTATCGAGTCCAAGTTGCGTGTCGAACGCATCGATGCGACGTACGTCGAGGACTTGGAACACTCGCTTGAGACGTTGTTCGCGCGCGTCGAAACGGCCGTGAAAGAAGGCGCGGAAGTCATCGTCTTGTCCGATCGAGACATGAGCGCAGAACGGATCGCCATGCCGGCGCTACTCGTCATGAGCGCCGTCCATCAACGGCTCATCCGTTCGAATTTGCGCGCATCATGCAGCCTCGTCAGCGAGAGCGGTGAGTTGCGGGAAGTTCATCAAGCCGCGGCGTTGATCGGTTATGGGGCCGACGCCGTCTACCCATATTTGGCATACGCCACAATTCGGGAAGCAATCGAGACGAATCAACTGTCCTACTCGCTCGATGAGGCGGTCAAACGTTATCAAGCGGCGACGGTCGACGGGATCGTGAAAGTCATGTCGAAGATGGGGATCTCGACCGTGCAAAGTTATCGCGGCGCCCAAATCTTCGAGGCGGTCGGTTTAGACCGCGGCCTCGTCGAGACGCATTTCCGGGGGACGACGTCACAACTTTCTGGTATTGGCTTCGCAGAACTTGAGGCTGAGAGCCGCGCCCAGCACGTTGCGGCTTACGACCGAGAACGGCCGCTCGAGGCAGGTGCCGACTTCCAATGGCGAGCTGATGGGGAAGAGCACGCGTTTAACCCGAAGACGATCCATCTGTTGCAACGGGCGTGTCGCGAGAATGAACGCCGCTATTACGACGCTTACGTTCATCTGCATGAATCCTCGGGCCAGTTTTTACGACAACTGTTCAGCTTCAAAGTACGAGAACCAGTCGCACTCGACGAAGTCGAATCGGTCGCGTCGATCGTCAGTCGTTTCAAGACGGGCGCGATGTCGTTCGGTTCGTTATCGAAAGAAGCACATGAGACACTCGCCATCGCCATGAACCAAATCGGTGGAAAGAGCAACTCGGGCGAAGGTGGCGAAGACCGCAACCGGTTCGTGCCAGATGAAGACGGATCGGAACGGATCAGCCGCATCAAACAAGTCGCGAGCGGACGCTTCGGTGTGACGGCTGAATACTTGTATCACGCTGACGAAATCCAAATCAAGATGGCTCAAGGCGCGAAACCGGGCGAAGGCGGGCAACTACCGGGCAACAAAGTTTACCCTTGGGTGGCCGAGGTCCGTGGTTCGGTACCGGGTGTCGGACTCATTTCTCCGCCGCCACACCACGACATTTATTCGATCGAAGATTTGGCACAGCTCATATTCGATTTGAAACACGTGAACCCGAACGCGAAAATCAGCGTCAAGCTCGTCTCAAAATCGGGTGTCGGGACGATTGCGGCCGGTGTCGCCAAAGCGAACGCGGATACGATCGTCATCTCCGGCTATGACGGAGGAACCGGTGCGTCGCCACGGACGTCGATCAAACATACCGGGCTCCCGTGGGAACTCGGACTCCTTGAAACCCACCAGACGCTAGCCTTGAACGGTCTCCGTGGACGCGTCACGCTCGAGACGGACGGCAAGCTCATGACAGGCCGAGACATCGTCATGGCCGCGATTTTTGGGGCGGAAGAGTACGCGTTCGCGACGGCACCGCTCGTCGTCCTCGGTTGCATCATGATGCGCGCTTGTCATCTTGATACGTGTCCGGTCGGCGTCGCCACACAAGATCCGGCGCTTCGTGAGAAATTCATGGGGAAACCAGAGCACGTCGTCAATTTGATGACGTTCCTCGCCGAAGAAGTGCGCGAGATTTTGGCGTCTCTCGGTGCGAGGTCGCTCGAAGAAGTGATCGGACGGACCGACCTGTTAGAAGAAAGTGCCTGGAAGCAACAACACGTCAAAGCAAAAACACTCGACTTGAACCCGATGCTCGGTATGCCGACACCTTTGCCGGCAAAAGAAGAGTTGCCACATCCGGCGTTCAAATCATATGACCATCGGAAACTCATGCCGGCCGTCTCCCGTTCGATCAAATCACTGCAGCCGACGTTCTTCGTCGGTCGGATTCGCAACACCGATCGGGCCGTCGGGACGATGCTCGGTTATGAATTGACGAAAGTGCATGGCAAAGTCGGGCTCGCCGAAGATACAATCTCGATTCGACTCAGCGGTTCGGCGGGTCAAAGTCTTGGGGCGTTCCTTCCGAAAGGGATCACCTTGTCTGTCATCGGCGACGCGAACGATTACGTCGGGAAAGGCTTGAGCGGCGGGAAAGTTTCCGTCATCGCCGAGAAACATGCCCCGTTCGACGAATCGCAACAAGTCATCGCCGGAAACGTCTGTCTGTATGGAGCGACAGATGGCTTGGCATTTTTCAACGGCCATGTAGGGGAACGGTTCGCCGTTCGTAACTCCGGTGCCGTCGCTGTCACAGAAGGGGTCGGTGACCACGGGTGCGAATACATGACCGGGGGGACGGTCGTCGTCCTCGGTGAGATCGGTCGCAACTTCGGGGCCGGCATGTCAGGAGGGGTCGCCTACTTGTATGGGGACCAGGACTATAGTGAACTCGTCAACAACGAACTCGTCGCCGTCGACGGCTTGAACGATGAGGATGCGGAACAAATTTACGCGCTCCTCGAGTTGCACCAGTTCCACACGGATAGTGTGAAAGCAAGGCTCATCCTAGATTCATTTGAAGAAGAGCGCCATCGTTTCGTCAAAGTCGTGCCGCGTGATTACGCGAACGTGCTTGACGTCATGCGTCAGCTCGAGGCATCTCGGCCCGAGTTGAGTGAGGCGGACCGGGCACTCGAACTGTTCCGGGTTGTGACAGAAGGAGGGGGAGTATGA
- a CDS encoding ABC transporter permease subunit: MVLIASLFKQNRSWILGYSIGTSLYLFFLASVFPSIKETGLIEGKLESLPPELLEVFKIDPTLAMDNVINLLGGNYYGLIFYVLAILFALTFASRLMGKPVDSGEVMLFMAAPISRRAYVSASLVVLLIATILFVGLNGLSLTLADVLFDLAIDYGVMWTLQLNAGLILLVLGAIAYILASLFDDSTRSYMVTGGLFALFLIANIFSGFSERLEWLERLSLFSLFDANAQVGGDVPLLSLLVLSGLFLFAALACYARFTRKDLTI, from the coding sequence ATGGTATTGATCGCATCGCTATTTAAACAAAACCGCAGTTGGATTTTAGGATACTCGATCGGAACGAGTCTATATTTGTTCTTCTTGGCCTCTGTCTTTCCGTCGATCAAAGAGACAGGCTTGATCGAAGGGAAACTCGAATCATTGCCCCCTGAGCTGCTCGAGGTGTTCAAGATCGACCCGACTCTCGCAATGGACAACGTCATCAATTTACTCGGAGGCAACTATTATGGCCTCATCTTTTACGTCCTCGCGATCTTGTTCGCGCTCACGTTTGCATCACGACTCATGGGGAAACCGGTCGATTCGGGAGAAGTCATGCTGTTCATGGCGGCACCAATCTCACGACGTGCCTACGTCTCGGCGAGTCTTGTCGTCTTGCTCATCGCAACGATTCTATTCGTCGGGTTGAACGGACTGAGCCTAACGCTCGCTGACGTGCTGTTTGACTTGGCAATCGATTACGGCGTCATGTGGACGTTGCAATTGAACGCGGGTCTCATTTTACTCGTTCTCGGTGCCATCGCCTATATTCTAGCGAGTCTGTTCGATGACAGCACCCGTTCTTACATGGTGACGGGTGGCTTGTTCGCTCTCTTCTTGATCGCGAACATTTTCTCTGGTTTCAGCGAGCGGCTCGAGTGGCTCGAACGTTTATCGCTCTTTTCGCTGTTTGACGCTAACGCCCAAGTGGGAGGCGACGTTCCCTTGCTGTCCCTACTCGTGCTGAGTGGATTGTTCCTCTTTGCCGCGTTAGCTTGCTATGCCCGCTTCACCCGAAAAGATTTGACGATTTAG